One genomic segment of Helianthus annuus cultivar XRQ/B chromosome 14, HanXRQr2.0-SUNRISE, whole genome shotgun sequence includes these proteins:
- the LOC110907059 gene encoding uncharacterized protein LOC110907059, with product MIIDAIHYSKRKWDMFPVHSTYSSGWVNIVKEGHKIKVNGSSFIHLLKCEVGYGDCARFWIDDWVPNGVLKDRFPALFKLETVKRCTVGDRMKKGDQVIVASWSWKKPFSTAEEMVQFQALMSVVQQTHIKMGADVWRWDDDPGGSFSAAAVRKWLAASRPGVSNPKLDWCKWVPIKCNIFMWRLMLKRIPTKLALLRRNINVENTTCVLCGDGEDEVDHIFTDCAFSMSVWNGVLRWLGLPNYFAFSVSDILDIHKVDGISATRKHIIKGMVMVCCWCIWRARNDCIFNQKRSNVVEVVAEIKAFGFLWFSNRHKNFVKDWKGWSSVMLL from the coding sequence ATGATTATTGATGCCATTCATTACTCGAAACGGAAATGGGATATGTTCCCGGTTCACAGCACATACTCTAGTGGCTGGGTCAATATAGTCAAAGAAGGTCATAAGATTAAGGTTAATGGCTCTTCCTTTATCCATTTATTGAAATGTGAAGTGGGTTATGGGGACTGTGCTAGATTTTGGATAGACGATTGGGTTCCAAATGGCGTGTTGAAAGACAGGTTCCCAGCGCTGTTCAAGTTAGAGACTGTCAAACGGTGTACAGTGGGCGATAGAATGAAGAAGGGTGATCAAGTGATTGTAGCTTCTTGGTCTTGGAAGAAGCCTTTTTCTACGGCTGAGGAGATGGTTCAGTTTCAGGCCCTAATGTCTGTTGTGCAGCAGACACATATCAAGATGGGCGCAGACGTGTGGAGGTGGGACGACGATCCTGGTGGGTCGTTTTCGGCTGCGGCGGTCAGGAAGTGGCTCGCGGCTTCACGCCCAGGTGTAAGTAATCCAAAACTTGATTGGTGTAAATGGGTGCCCATTAAATGTAACATTTTTATGTGGCGTCTTATGTTGAAGCGGATTCCCACCAAGTTGGCGTTATTGAGAAGGAATATTAACGTTGAAAATACTACTTGTGTGTTATGTGGGGATGGTGAGGATGAGGTAGACCATATCTTTACAGATTGTGCATTTTCGATGAGCGTGTGGAATGGCGTGTTAAGATGGCTTGGGCTGCCAAACTATTTTGCTTTCAGTGTGAGCGATATTCTGGATATTCACAAGGTGGATGGGATATCGGCTACGCGCAAACATATTATTAAAGGTATGGTTATGGTTTGTTGTTGGTGTATTTGGAGAGCTAGGAATGATTGTATTTTCAACCAAAAGAGGAGCAATGTTGTGGAGGTTGTGGCTGAGATTAAAGCCTTTGGATTTCTTTGGTTTTCGAATAGGCATAAAAATTTTGTTAAGGATTGGAAAGGTTGGTCTAGTGTAATGTTATTGTAA